From one Ammospiza caudacuta isolate bAmmCau1 chromosome 8, bAmmCau1.pri, whole genome shotgun sequence genomic stretch:
- the FRZB gene encoding secreted frizzled-related protein 3, whose protein sequence is MRRGLPLLALAGLLLLGRPPAARGAACEPVRIPLCKPLPWNMTKMPNHLHHSTQANAVLAMEQFEGLLGTNCSPDLLFFLCAMYAPICTIDFQHEPIKPCKSVCERARAGCEPVLVRYSHAWPDSLACDELPVYDRGVCISPEAIVTAEGADFPMDSNNGNCRGVERCKCKPVKATQKTYLRNNYNYVIRAKVKEVKTKCHDVTAVVEVKEILKSSLVNIPKDTVNLHTNSGCLCPPLSANEEYIIMGYEDEERSRLLLVEGSIAEKWKERLGKKIKRWDQKLRQAGRARAEPGPSAAAPKPGGARQARSWA, encoded by the exons ATGAGGCGGGGGCTGCCGCTGCTGGCCCTGgccgggctgctgctgctggggcgGCCGCCCGCGGCCCGGGGGGCGGCCTGCGAGCCGGTGCGCATCCCGCTCTGCAAGCCGCTGCCCTGGAACATGACCAAGATGCCGAACCACCTGCACCACAGCACGCAGGCCAACGCCGTGCTGGCCATGGAGCAGTTCGAGGGGCTGCTGGGCACCAACTGCAGCCCCGACCTGCTGTTCTTCCTGTGCGCCATGTACGCGCCCATCTGCACCATCGACTTCCAGCACGAGCCCATCAAGCCTTGCAAGTCCGTCTGCGAGCGCGCCCGCGCCGGCTGCGAGCCCGTCCTGGTCCGCTACAGCCACGCCTGGCCCGACAGCCTGGCCTGCGACGAGCTGCCCGTGTACGACCGCGGGGTCTGCATCTCCCCCGAGGCCATCGTCACCGCCGAGGGCGCGG ATTTCCCTATGGATTCTAATAACGGCAACTGTAGAGGCGTTG AGCGCTGCAAGTGCAAGCCAGTGAAAGCTACCCAGAAGACCTACCTGCGGAACAACTACAACTATG TCATCCGCGCTAAAGTGAAGGAGGTGAAGACTAAATGCCACGATGTCACTGCAGTAGTGGAAGTAAAGGAGATCCTGAAATCTTCCCTGGTCAACATCCCAAAGGACACTGTAAACCTGCACACGAATTCTGGCTGCCTGTGTCCACCCCTCAGTGCCAATGAGGAATACATCATTATGGGCTACGAGGACGAGGAGCGCTCCAG GTTACTCTTGGTGGAAGGCTCCATAGCTGAGAAGTGGAAGGAACGTCttggtaaaaaaataaag CGCTGGGACCAGAAGCTGCGGCAGGCGGGCAGGGCGCGGGCCGAGCCCGGCCCCAGCGCGGCGGCCCCGAAGCCCGGCGGGGCCCGGCAGGCTCGCAGCTGGGCGTGA